Proteins encoded within one genomic window of Neoarius graeffei isolate fNeoGra1 chromosome 18, fNeoGra1.pri, whole genome shotgun sequence:
- the LOC132866447 gene encoding neurofilament medium polypeptide-like isoform X2, with product MILFIGREEMTQRQLVKFSEDVRTKDLISCFQGGYCVINSKREVNQAQISKLLEEIEAIVQQNGGQVYTQEMYEAVDRMRTKDKTQKKEEMGKGHENQPKPNQDTSLEVQKVDSVIGVNVKCGIVIPPKKQEESVKSLPEKKGEMAAKFVTENFKIQEETRKERERKKWEEERGATGGVKPQKKKEESVKSLPEKKGEMAAKFVKENFRIQEETRKERERKKWEEERGATGGVQPQKKQEESVKSLPEKKGEMAAKFVKENFRIQEETRKERERKKWEEERGATGGVQPDPVCDVRIVLLGGVGAGKSSSGNTILGREAFGKDIIRDKRMGKRQDGMVGNKSITVIDTKGYAKDDSQYYFSEYCDELEQCLSLCRPGPHVFVLVVPSPNNFSFPVHLLYERFGPEVLKRTLVLITHGDSWGRDHKAVLNNSSVLQQLIQHCGEDYHIFNNQEKEDQTQVKELLQKIEILIRKNGQGYCTTKMYQRKGQEPGSCSLI from the exons ATGATACTGTTCATAGGAAGAGAAGAAATGACACAGAGACAGTTGGTGAAATTTTCTGAGGATGTCAGGACAAAGGATTTGATCAGCTGCTTTCAAGGTGGATACTGTGTGATAAACAGTAAGAGAGAAGTTAATCAGGCTCAGATCAGTAAACTGCTGGAGGAGATTGAGGCCATCGTACAACAAAATGGAGGTCAGGTCTACACGCAAGAGATGTACGAAGCAGTTGATAGAATGAGAACaaaagacaagacacagaagaaaGAGGAAATGGGAAAGGGACATGAGAACCAACCAAAACCAAACCAAGACACAAGTCTGGAGGTGCAGAAAGTGGATTCTGTAATTGGGGTTAATGTAAAATGCGGAATTGTGATACCTCCAAAGAAACAGGAAGAGTCAGTGAAGTCACTTCCTGAGAagaagggagagatggcagccaAGTTTGTGACAGAAAATTTCAAGATCCAGGAGGAGACACGGAAAGAAAGGGAAAGGAAGAAATGGGAAGAGGAGAGAGGAGCTACAGGGGGTGTAAAACCTCAGAAGAAAAAGGAAGAGTCAGTGAAGTCACTTCCTGAGAagaagggagagatggcagccaAGTTTGTGAAAGAAAATTTCAGGATTCAGGAGGAGACACGGAAAGAAAGGGAAAGGAAGAAATGGGAAGAGGAGAGAGGAGCTACAGGGGGTGTACAACCTCAGAAGAAACAGGAAGAGTCAGTGAAGTCACTTCCTGAGAagaagggagagatggcagccaAGTTTGTGAAAGAAAATTTCAGGATTCAGGAGGAGACACGGAAAGAAAGGGAAAGGAAGAAATGGGAAGAGGAGAGAGGAGCTACAGGGGGTGTACAACCTGATCCAG TGTGTGATGTGAGGATTGTGCTCCTGGGAGGTGTTGGAGCAGGAAAAAGCTCATCAGGAAACACAATCCTGGGCAGGGAGGCATTCGGGAAGGACATCATCAGAGATAAGAGAATGGGCAAGAGACAGGATGGAATGGTGGGAAATAAATCTATCACTGTGATTGACACTAAAGGTTATGCTAAAGACGACTCTCAGTACTACTTTTCAGAGTACTGTGATGAGTTGGAGCAATGTCTTTCCTTGTGTAGACCCGGCCCTCATGTGTTTGTGCTGGTTGTACCTTCCCCTAATAACTTCTCCTTCCCTGTTCATTTACTATATGAAAGATTTGGCCCAGAAGTTTTGAAACGCACTTTAGTTCTCATCACTCATGGAGACTCTTGGGGAAGAGACCACAAGGCAGTCTTAAATAACAGTTCAGTGCTTCAGCAGCTCATCCAGCATTGTGGAGAAGATTATCACATTTTCAACAACCAGGAGAAAGAAGACCAAACTCAGGTCAAAGAATTGCTGCAGAAGATCGAGATCTTGATTAGGAAGAACGGACAGGGGTACTGTACCACCAAGATGTACCAGAGAAAAGGGCAGGAGCCAGGAAGTTGTTCcctaatctga
- the LOC132866447 gene encoding GTPase IMAP family member 8-like isoform X1: MASCPSECKILRIMLLGRSGVGKSATANVILGTETFKETETIQCEIQNGRVEGRNISVIDTPGINNTSLTPEQWRTELKKGLLLSSPGPHVFLLVTKVGKFSEEERNAVKWIVENFGEEAPKFTMILFIGREKMTQRQLVRFSEDVRTKDLISCFHRGYCVINSKREVNQAQISKLLEEIEAIVQQNGGQVYTQEMYEAVDRMRTGGITQKKEEMGKGHESQPKPNQDTSLEVRKKDSVLGVNVKCGNVIPPKKQEESVKSLPEKKGEMAAKFVQPHPSTALRIVLLGKTGSGKSATGNTILNGKYFEVKPSPVLVTRQCEVKRSERIMVIDTPGIFNTLLTTDELRQQMDRCMNLAVPGPHVFLLVVKLGRFTEEEKKTVEWMKNNFGKHAFFFTMILFTHADQLGENTLDDILAESADLRQLLNCCGNRYHAFNNNDPSPSQVENLMQKINNMVMLNGSRYYTEKMYRAQGNVGGGEMFAVGLSVATGIIATAGLAALGFLLRK, encoded by the exons ATGGCTTCATGTCCTTCAG AGTGTAAGATTCTCAGGATTATGCTTCTTGGTCGCAGTGGTGTTGGAAAAAGTGCAACAGCCAATGTGATATTAGGAACAGAAACTTTCAAAGAAACTGAAACTATACAGTGTGAGATACAGAATGGGAGAGTAGAGGGAAGAAACATCTCAGTGATTGACACGCCAGGAATCAACAACACTTCACTCACTCCAGAACAGTGGAGGACTGAACTAaagaagggtttgttgctttcctCTCCTGGTCCTCATGTGTTCCTGCTGGTGACCAAAGTGGGGAAATTCTCAGAAGAAGAGAGAAATGCTGTGAAGTGGATTGTGGAGAACTTTGGAGAAGAAGCTCCGAAGTTCACTATGATACTGTTCATAGGAAGAGAAAAAATGACACAGAGACAGTTGGTGAGATTTTCTGAGGATGTCAGGACAAAGGATTTGATCAGCTGCTTTCATCGTGGATACTGTGTGATAAACAGTAAGAGAGAAGTTAATCAGGCTCAGATCAGTAAACTGCTGGAGGAGATTGAGGCCATCGTACAACAAAATGGAGGTCAGGTCTACACGCAAGAGATGTACGAAGCAGTTGATAGAATGAGAACAGGAGGCATCACACAGAAAAAAGAGGAAATGGGAAAGGGACATGAGAGCCAACCAAAACCAAACCAAGATACAAGTCTGGAGGTGCGGAAAAAGGATTCTGTTCTTGGGGTTAATGTAAAGTGCGGAAATGTGATACCTCCAAAGAAACAGGAAGAGTCAGTGAAGTCACTTCCTGAGAagaagggagagatggcagccaAGTTTGTACAACCTCATCCAT CAACTGCACTGCGGATTGTCCTCCTGGGGAAGACTGGATCAGGGAAGAGTGCAACGGGAAACACCATCCTGAATGGCAAATATTTTGAAGTGAAACCTTCTCCTGTATTAGTGACGAGACAATGTGAAGTGAAAAGAAGTGAGCGCATCATGGTGATCGATACACCTGGCATTTTTAACACACTGCTAACCACAGACGAATTAAGACAACAAATGGATCGGTGTATGAACTTGGCAGTTCCTGGTCCTCACGTCTTCCTGCTGGTGGTCAAACTGGGCAGATTcacagaagaggagaagaagacAGTGGAGTGGATGAAGAACAACTTTGGAAAACATgcctttttcttcaccatgattctGTTCACTCACGCTGATCAGCTTGGAGAGAATACACTTGATGACATTTTGGCAGAGAGTGCTGATTTAAGGCAACTCCTCAACTGCTGTGGGAATAGATATCATGCATTTAACAACAATGATCCCAGCCCTTCTCAGGTAGAAAACCTGATGCAGAAGATAAATAACATGGTGATGCTGAATGGCAGCCGTTATTACACTGAAAAGATGTACCGTGCTCAGGGAAATGTTGGTGGAGGTGAAAtgtttgctgtaggcctctctgtAGCTACAGGAATAATTGCAACTGCAGGACTAGCAGCTTTaggatttttactcagaaaataa